The segment CATCATCGACGGCAATGTCATTGTTCCCTGAATTAAATCAGAGGCAACCGGTTTTCCCAGCTCATTCTCGCTGGCGGTAAAATCAAGGATATCGTCTACTATTTGGAAGGAGATTCCTAAATTGATTCCGTAATCTCTCATCGCTTTGATTTCTTCTTCGGAGGCTCCCCCCAACACCGCCCCGCCCTCGGTTGCCAAAGCAAAAAGAGCCGCTGTTTTACCGGTAATCCGTTCAAGATAATCATCAAACGTTTGGTTGATTTGGAAGGAACTGAACCCCTGTTTCAATTCGCCGTGAGAAATCGCTTCAAGCGTTTCGGCAAATAACCCGACCACACGCAAATTGCCGGTGGCAATGGCAAAAAGTGAGGCCTTGGCAAACAAGTAATCCCCAAAAATAATGGCCCTATCCACACCCCAAATACTGTTAATTGTTGCCCGTCCGCGGCGCACGTTGGCTTTGTCGATAGCATCGTCATGGACAAGCGTGGCAATATGCATTAGTTCACTGGCAGATGCCATATTAACCAACTTTTCGTGCTGATAGTTATACAAACTGCCGGAATGCAGTGCCAGTAAAGGGCGCACCACTTTACCGCCGGAACCTAAAATTTGTTCCAGCATTTTATGAAGTTCGGGGAAGGTCTTACTCTTTTCGGACGCAAGCACTTTAAACTTATCTTCAACCCCGGTAAGCCCGTCTTTAACGAGCGAATAAACTTGTTTTATATCCACGACGATATTTCTCCTATCGTTTTATATTTCATCGCTTTTGCCGAGTCTAGCGGTTTCTTGTTCGATAATCTCTTCATCCAGCTTGGTAAAAAGCGGCTGGGGCGGTAATAATTTTTGCCCCGGCGAAGGAAGGCGTAATTGCCATCCGTCATCTTCCACTTTACCGTCAAAACCGAGATATTCGTGCAATTTTTGAGAGCTAAACGGCAGGAAAGGATAAAATGCGGTTCTAAGGCCGGAAATAACCGAGATTGCCACATAAAGGGTTACCGCTGCCGCTTGCCTATCGATTTTAATAACCTTCCAAGGGGATTTTTCTTCAAGATAGCGATTAGCTTCCTGTGCCAATGCCATTGCTGTTCGAATGGCTTCCTTAAACTTGCACGCGGCTATCAATTCCCCCATTTTTTCCAACGTCGCTTCGGTTTTTTTCAAGATAACCTGGTTTTCATCATCTATATCGATCGGATCCGGAACACAACCGTCAAAACTGCGGTAAGTAAAAGTCAGAACGCGTTGAACCAAATTACCGTATGTCGCTACCAACTCGTCGTTATTGCGGCGTACAAATTCACGCCATGAGAAATCGGTATCGCTGGATTCCGGCATATTCGCCGAAAGTAAATATCTTAACGGGTCGGGGTCGTAGCGCGAGAGATAATCCGGCAGCCAAACCGCCCAATTTAAGCTGCTTGAAAGTTTCCTGCCCTCAATGGTGAGGTATTCATTGGCAGGAACATCGTAAGGTAAATTAAGACCTCCGTATCCCAAAAGCATCGCCGGCCAAATTATGGTATGGAAAGGAATATTGTCCTTCCCGATGAAATTATAGCTTTTAACGTCATCGGCTTGCCAGAATTCGCGCCATTTATCGGGGTTACCACCGGCTTTTGCCCATTCCTTGGAGGCTGACAGATAACCGATAACCGCCTCAAACCAAACATATATGCGCTTGCCCTCATAGCCCTCAAACGGCAGCGGAACCCCCCAACTGATATCACGTGTAATTGCCCGGTCTTTTAATCCGGATTGGAGGTAGCCGATTGTAAAATTGGCAACGTTTGCGCGCCAATGTTTCTGTTTTTTAACCCATGTCAACAGCTCGTCTTCAAAAGCGGAAAGCTTAAGAAAGAACTGTTCGGAATCGCGAAACTCAGGGGTTGTGCCGCATGTTCTGCAACGTGGGGCTTTTAATTCATTCGGGTTTAAGGGTTGCCCGCACTTGTCGCATTGATCCCCGCGCGCACCCTCGTAACCGCATAAATGACATGTTCCTTCTACGTAACGGTCCGGTAGATAGCGGTTGCATTTAGAGCAATAAGGCTGTAAGACAGTATCCTTATAAATGTACCCCTTATTAAAAAGGGTCATAAAGATATCCTGCGATACTTCCCGGTGGTTTTCGGTTCCGGTACTGGTAAAAAGGTCAAACGTTATTCCAAAATCTTTAAAAGACTCTAAAAATTGCTTGTGATATTTTTCGGCAATTTCGGAAGGCTCTACCCCCTCCTGCTCGGCGCGAATCGTTATCGGTGTGCCGTGCACGTCCGACCCCGATACCATTAAAACAAGATTGCCCTTTGTACGGTGATAACGGGCAAAAATATCCGGCGGGAGGTAGGCTCCGGCAATATGACCCAAGTGAAGCGAACTATTGGCATACGGCCAAGCCACTCCGATAAGTATTTTTTCTCTCATACCGCCTTATTCCTGATTAAAATCCGATTCGGTAAAAAAGGAAAGGATTTTTTCGCCTTTTTCCACTTTATAATGCGCATATCCTTTATCGAGGGCGCATTTTACGCAGTAGCGCACGGTCTCACCCTTTTCAACTTCTTTGCCGTCTTCTTCATCAACGCAAAGATACCTCTCCGGATATTGAATAACACGATTACAAATATCGCAGTTAATTCCGCCTAATGAGATACATCCCCTTCTCATATTTAACTCTTTAACTCCTTTTAATCATCAATCAGATATTAACAAACGGATTACGATAAAAGTTTCAGCCACGCCTGGTAAACTTCTTTTTTCGCTAATCCAGTTTCTTTAACCACTTTTTCCACAGATTCTCTGGCCCCTAACCCCTCTTGCTGTAATGCCTCAAGCCTTTTGATTACATCGCCGGTAAGCTGTGGTTTTTCCTTGGCTTTGCCGTCAATCACAAGAACAAATTCGCCTCTCGGATCGTTAAAGTGTTCCAGCGCCTCGCTAGCCGTTCCCCGAAAGACTTCTTCGTACATTTTTGTAAGTTCACGGCAAACACAAATTCTTCTGTCGCCTAAAACGTATATTATATCACTTAATGCCGCCTGCAAGCGATGAGGCGCTTCGTAAGCGATTATTGTACCGGTTTCGGAAAGAACTGTTGTAAGCACCTTTCTTCTGTCGCCGATTCTGCGCGGCAGGAAACCGATAAAAGTAAAACGATCTGTCGGCAAGCCCGAAACAGCCAGAGCCGTTATGATTGCCGAGGGTCCGGGAATCGGTACAACCGTAAAACCCTTTTCAACAGCGGCGGCAACCAGCTCGTATCCGGGGTCGGAAATACCCGGCATCCCGGCTTCCGAAACAATGGCTATATCTTTCTGCTCCAGTTGGCTTAAGATATAGTCCAGCTTATCTATTTTATTATGCTCGTAATAACTTGTCAGGGACGTTTTTATCTCGTATTTGTCCAGTAGTATCCTGGTTTTACGTGTATCTTCGGCAGCAATTAAATCTACCTCACGCAAAATCCTGACAGCTCGCGGGGAAATATCTTCCAAGTTTCCAATGGGGGTCGCCACAATATACAGGCTAGGCATTTATATTTTGTCTTCCTTATTTTTTACATTATAACGTAATCGGTTTTCAGAGTCTAGAAAATAATATGCAGACCTGCTACTGTTTGTGATATAATAACCAATTAAATTTAGCAAACCGCTTTTTTTATTTTCTTTTAACCATTTAACTGCTACCGTATACTATATATTAATTTCATTAAGGAGGAAAAGTTATGAGTGTACCCCAATATAAAGAGTTGCGCCGTTCTTACGGTTTTGACGAAGTTGCGATAGTCCCCGGAGACGTATCGATAAACCCCGACCAAACCAATTTGGATTTAAAAATCGGTGATATAACCTTTGGATTGCCGGTGATTGCTTCGGCAATGGACGGAGTAACCGATACCAAGACAGCCGTTATTATGAGTAATTACGGCGGCTTGTCGGTTTTAAACCTCGAAGGGATTCAAACACGATACGAAAGACCGGATGATATTTTAGAAGAAATAGCGCAAGCCCCCAACGATCAAATTACCGCCTTAATGCAAAAAATATATTCCCAGCCGATGAGAGATGACCTGGTAGCGGAGCGTATAAAAGCAATTAAAAAAGAAGGCGCCGTCTGTGCCGTTTCGGTTACACCGGCTAACACAAAAAGGCTTGCGCCGATTATTGTAGAAGCGGGAGCCGATATTTTGGTTGTTGCTTCAACGGTAACCACCGCCCGCCACATTTCAAAAAGCTACAAGGGTTTGAGCTTTGAAGAGCTTTGCAATACTATTTCGATTCCGGTTGTTGTCGGTAACTGTGTCAGCTACAGCGCTTGCTTGGAACTGATGCGAACCGGTATTGCGGCCATTCTGGTCGGTGTCGGCCCCGGTGCCGCCTGTACTTCTCGCGAAGTACTTGGTATCGGCGTTCCTCAGATTACGGCAACAATGGATTGTGCCGCCGCCCGTGATGATTACGAAAAAGAGTCCGGCAGATACGTCCCTGTTATTACCGACGGTGGTTTCCGCAAGGGCGGCGACGTTTGCAAGGCATTTGTTGCCGGTGCCGATGCGGTAATGCTCGGTTCAATACTGGCTCAAGCCAAAGAAGCCCCGGGCAGGGGTTACCATTGGGGAATGGCTAATCCGCACGCTTCCCTTCCCAGAGGTACAAGGATTAAAGTCGGTGTTAATAGCTCTTACGAACAAATCCTGTTTGGCCCGTCTTCGATAACCAACGGCAGCCAGAACTTAATCGGCGCGCTGCGCACGACGATGGGTGTTTGCGGAGCGGCAACAATCAGGGAATTACAGCAGGCTGAAATGGTAATTGCGCCTTCAATAACCAGCGAAGGCAAGTTTTATCAGATGAGCGGACTTGCTTCCAAGTAACGATAATTAAGGACTAAAAAACGAAAGCCCTCGCAAAACACGAGGGCTTTTTTATATGCGGAATTATATGTGCTTATTCGTCGTCTTCGTCTTCATCGTCACCGGCATCGGCAGCAACCGGTGCTTCTCTGGGCACCTGAGGCACTATCGCTCTCGATTTATCCTGTTTGCGTTTGGAAGGAACGACAAGTTTCTCCGTATCCTTTTTGAATTTTTTAAGCGCCTCAAGTGATTCGGTATCGTTAACCTGCACTACCACCCCACACACCCCCATATCCCAAATCGCCTGTAATTCATCAACACTTAACCCCAAAGGCACGGATACCAAAAGCGGTTTGGATGTCAAAAGTGCAAAACGCTTGTAAACGGTTAATTTTTGCCAAGTAAGCAAGAATTTTTCGTTTTGTTTTTCATCCAGGAAAAAAGCGTTTTGAGGCATTGTATCCAAAACGCGGATCATTTCGGTAGGCATTTCGTTATTAACAACAATTACTTTGTCCGTTTTTTCGGATTTCAATAAAGAAGCGGCCGGGATATTATCATCAAAAACAACAAAGTCGAGTACCGTTTTCTCAAAATCAATTTTTACGGAACCGTTGAGGCGGCATCCGCACGGAATATTTTTAACCGCTTTGGCAGCTTTTTCGGCAGCTTTAACATCTGCAGCTTTTTGAGCATTAAACAGCAGCGCATCCGCAACATCGGCAATATCCGTTCCAGCCGATAAATCCGCCTGACCGACCAAAGCAATAACAAGCAGTTTCGGTTTTAAGTTTTTTTGGACAGTTCTGAAACCCAAAGGCGGCGGCTCGGAATGCGAAGCCTGTTTTAATATATCAATTAAACGACCCATCTTCCCTCCCAAAATATAAGGATAATAGTGGAGCCAGCGAGAGGATTCGAACCCCCGACCCGCGCTTTACGAAAGCGCTGCTCTACCTACTGAGCTACGCTGGCTTTAGCTAAAGTATAGCATAAACCCCGCTGTTGATAAAAAATCAAAAAGAGGGTTTAGCTGCGTTTCGGACGTTGCAGCAGAAACGAAAGTAAAATACCGCCGTCCACCTGGCTAACGCTGTGCGAAATTATCAGCCAGCCCCCGCCGTTAAGATTTGGTAGCGATTTACTGATATTATTTAAGGTTTTTGAAACCTTTAACGCAAAGGCCTTTTGTAGTTCAGGGTTTTTATAATCCGGTCCGTCGGATAAAATATCATCGTCCTGTTTTTGAAAGACAAACTCGGTTGCCATCGCATATTCATAAGGATTTTCCAAAATGTACCTCCGTTTATGTATAATGATTATGATTGTTATACGCAAACAATGTCAATGTTTTTGGAAAGCGTTTTGAATTTTTACATCAAGATTTATTCGGAATGAGGTAGATTTTAGTTATGGATAACAAATTCAATATTAACGCGACAACAGTTTTAAATAACGGCGTGCAAATGCCGGTGTTAGGCTTGGGGACATGGCAAATAACCGGAGAGGCCGCCGAAAAAGCAGTTGGGTGGGCGTTAAAGAGCGGTTACAGACATATCGATACGGCAACCGCGTATCACAACGAGGTTAATGTCGGCAAGGCTTTAGCCGAAAGCGGAGTTTCGCGTAAAGACCTCTTTATAACAACCAAACTCTGGAATACAGACCACGGTTACGATAATACGATTGCCGCCCTTGAAAAAAGCCTGCGGGATTTAGGGCTTACTTATGTCGATTTATACCTGGTACATTGGCCGGTAAGCGGTATGTATACCGAAACATGGAAGGCAATGGAGCATCTGCTTGCTGCCGATAAATGCCGCGCCATCGGTGTCAGTAATTTTACAATCAGGCATTTGGACGAACTTTTAAAAGAAGCGCTTGTTATTCCGGCGGTAAATCAAATGGAATTTAGCCCTTACCTTTATCAAAAGGATCTATTGGATTACTGCAATTCAAAAAAGATTCAGGTTGAGGCTTACAGCCCCTTAACGCGCGGCAACCAACTGGATGACCCCGAACTGGCGTCCATTGCCGCCAAATACGGTAAAAGCACTGCTCAAATACTTATCAGATGGTCGTTACAATCGGGGCTGGTTGTTATTCCGAAAGCATCATCGCTAAAGCATATCCAAGAAAATGCGGATGTATTCGACTTTGAAATATCCGCGGAAGATATGCAAAAAGTAACATCATTTCATAAAGATTTGCGCATCTGCTGGAACCCTGAAAAAGAAGCTTAAATCGATAAAACCTTGTGCTATTCAAGATTGAATTATCAGTTTTTGGGGACTTTCGGAGAAGGCAACAGCACCTCTGCGCTTGATAAGTCCAATGTACTAAGAGTACAATAATCTATGCAATTATTAAAGGAGTTTTTTCATGGAATCCAACCCTTACAAAGTTAAATCCGGACTCGCCCAAATGCTTAAAGGCGGCGTTATTATGGATGTCGTTAACCCCGAACAAGCCAAAATCGCCGAAGCCGCAGGCGCCTGCTCCGTTATGGCCCTCGAAAGAGTGCCCGCCGATATCCGTGCCGCAGGCGGCGTCGCCCGCATGGCCGATATCTCCGTTATCGAAAATATTATGAAGGCCGTTTCTGTTCCCGTTATGGCTAAATGCCGTATCGGTCATTTTGTTGAAGCCAGGGTATTGGAATCAATCGGCATCGACTTTATTGATGAATCCGAAGTCCTAACCCCTGCCGATGAAACCAACCACGTCTGGAAGCACGATTTCAAAGTGCCTTTCGTTTGCGGTTGCCGCAATATCGGCGAGGCCTTAAGGCGTATTGCCGAGGGCGCCGCAATGATTCGCACCAAAGGCGAAGCCGGCACCGGTAATATCGTTGAAGCCGTTAGGCATATGCGCACGGTTACCGATAGCATCAGAGAGCTTGCCAACATGCCGCAAGAAAAATTGATTACCTTTGCCAAAGAAAACGGCGCTCCCTACGAACTGGTTAAATTAGTCCGCGATACCGGTAAACTACCCGTTGTTAACTTTGCCGCCGGAGGCGTTGCCACACCGGCCGATGCCGCCTTAATGATGCAGCTCGGCGCCGAGGGTGTCTTTGTCGGCTCAGGCATCTTTAAATCGGAAGACCCCGAAAAGAGGGCTAAAGCCATCGTTAAAGCGGTCGCCAACTATCAAAACTACGAAATTATTGCCGAGGTTAGCCGAAACTTGGGTGAGGCTATGCCCGGAATCGAAATTAAACAAATCCCCGAAGACCAAATGCTCTCATCAAGGGGATCGTAAATTGCGGGAGGCTCGATTTGCCGAGAGTAATTGATGAAGAACTTAACGCATTACTGGAGATTTTGCCGCCGCATATCCGCCAACCGTTACAGCAACAAGAAGAGATAGATTTTTTGCTTGAAATCGTCTTGGATCTCGGTCGTTATCCGGAAGCGCGTTTCCCAAATAGCGACGTATGCCTGAGCATGCAAGAAGTTTCCCAAGATGATATCGACTTCGTAACCGCAAGAATCGGCAGTTTCGGTGAGGATAACCGTGCCGGTATTGAGCGCACGTTGCACCGTATTTCGGCTATCCGCAATCGTAAAGGTAAAATTGTAGGGCTTAGCTGCCGCGCCGGACGCGCCGTTTTCGGCACCATTAAAATAATAGAAGACTTGGTTCAATCGGATAAAAGCGTTTTACTGTTAGGACGCCCCGGAATCGGGAAAACGACAATGCTAAGAGAGGCGGCGCGTGTACTTTCGACAGTGGCAAAGAAGCGTGTCGTAATTGTTGATACTTCAAACGAAATTGCCGGCGACGGAGATATCCCGCACCCTGCCATCGGACGCTCACGCCGTATGCAGGTAATCTCCCCCAACATGCAGCATGCCGTTATGATTGAAGCAGTCGAAAACCATATGCCTCAGGTGATTATAATTGATGAAATCGGCACCGAATTGGAAGCGCAGGCCGCCCGCACAATTGCCGAACGAGGCGTTCAGTTAATCGGTACGGCGCACGGTAATACACTTGAAAACCTGATGTTAAACCCAACCCTTTCCGACCTGATTGGCGGAATACAATCGGTAACTTTAGGCGATGAAGAAGCAAAAAGGCGCGGCACTCAAAAAACCATTTTAGAGCGCAAATCACCGCCGACTTTTGATATAGTAATTGAAATCCAAGACAGGTACCAAGTTGCGGTCCACCCCGATGTTGGGGCATCGATAGATGCTCTTCTTCGCGGATATCCGGCAACAACCGAAACGCGCTCCTTGGATAGTAACTGTGAAGTCGTTATTAAAAGGGAAGAGTTTTTTGACGTAAAAGAAAAGCCATCCAAATCGCGCGAAAGCACACCCCAAAAAAGGCAACCGTCGCCGAAGCTCTACCCTTTCGGTATTAACCGCGTCCGTCTGGAACAAGCGGCCAAGGAGCTGCATGTTACCTTGAATTTGGTGGATAATCTTAACGATGCGGATATGATGATAACTTCTAAAACTTATTATCGTAACCGTCCGCAAAAAATACGTGATGCCGAAGCATCCAATCTGCCGGTTTATGTGCTCCGCAAACACACCCCAATCCAGCTCAAACAAATGCTGGCAACCATCCACCCCGGAGCTGTTATCAGCAAAAACGAAGGCAGAAGTTACATTTTAGGTTCAGCGATTAAAGAGGCTGAAGAAGCGGTGGATATTGCCAAAGAAAGCACGGAGGCTGTTGAGCTAAACCCGCAAAGCGCTTATATTCGCCGTTTGCAACATATCGTTGCCGAAAGAAACAATCTTTTATCCAAAAGCACCGGCAGGGAACCCAACCGGCGGGTAAGTATATTTAAGGAATCGTAGTTATGTCTTTGTTTATTACTTTTGAGGGCGGTGAAGGCAGCGGCAAGAGCTTCCAATCCAGTGTACTTTTAAAGCTACTGGCACGTGACGAAATCGCAGCAATTCAAACCAGAGAACCCGGCGGAACACAAATCGGGGAGGAAATTTCAAGGTGCGTTAAATGGCAAACCGAACCTATTTCTCCGCTCTCCGAGCTTTTACTGTTTAATGCTTCACGCTGTCATTTAATTGAAAGTGTTATCCGCCCGGCATTAAAGGAAGGTAAAATCGTTATATGCGACCGTTTTACCGATTCCACCCTTGTTTATCAGGGTTTTGGGCGCCAGCTGGATATGAATACAATCAATGAGATTAACAATTTGGCAACGGGCGGATTAAAACCCGATCTTACAATACTGATGGATATCCTGCCGGGGATTGGACTGGCACGTAAACACGGGCAAAAAAGAGACCGCTTCGAAAAGGAAAGCCTCACTTTTCACAATAAAATTCGCAAAGGCTACCTGGAACTGGCGGCCAAAGAACCGGAAAGATGGTTTGTAATCGATGCGTCAAAAAGCAAAGAAGAAATTGCCCGGGAAATCTGGCAAAAAGTACGCCCGCTAATCAAACAGAAAAACGATGATGAGATTGAAATCGAAGAAACTTTTTCGGCAACGGATTACACGGAACCCGATGAGAATGCCGGGGAAGGAACAGCAGAATGAAAAAAATAGGGGTTGCTCTTAGCGGCGGTGTTGACTCTTCTGTCGCCTGTCTGCTTTTAAAAGACAGGGGCTATGATATTTTTGCAATTACAATGTCGATTTCCGAATACAGTGATGATAAAATCGAATCGGCTTCGCAGGTTGCCGAGAAGTTAGCTATCCCACACTATGTGGTAGATCTTAAAAAAGAGTTTAACGAAGAAGTAATTCAGCCTTTTTGTTACAGTTACAGTATCGGAAAAACCCCAAACCCTTGCGTCCGCTGTAACTATCACATCAAATTCAACGCACTTTTTGAAAAAGCAAAAGAGCTTGGGGCGGATTATCTGGCCAGCGGACATTATGCCCATATTTTGGAAACAGGCGCGGAATTCAAACTGTTTAAGGGGGTTGACTCCGTTAAAGACCAATCGTACTTTCTTTATATGTTAAAACAGGAACAGTTAAAACATCTATTGATGCCGCTGGGAGGATTTACCAAAAAGGAAGTAAAAGCAATCGCCGCAAAACTTGGAATCAGCACCGTTACAGGGCATGAAAGCCACGATATTTGTTTTATCCCACAAAACGGATACGATGAGTTTATCCATGAAAATGTACCCACCGAACGCGGCAATGTCCTGGATACCGACGGCAAAATAATCGGAGAACATAAAGGGCTCGCCTATTACACCGTCGGGCAAAGACAGGGGCTGGGATTGGCGTCAAGCAGCAGGAAATATATTGTTAAACTGGACCCGTTCAATAATACTATTATTCTTGGGGAATACGAACAGCTTTTCTTAAACAAACTGCGCGCCGGTGAGTTAACTTGGGTATCGGGGAATGCCCCGCTTAACACGGAGCAAATAAATGCCAAAATCCGTTACAGAGCCCCCGAATCGCCGGTTAAAATAAAATTTGACGGTAATTATTGCGATGTGGAATTTGAACATCCTCAATGGGCAATAACACCCGGGCAGTCAATTGTTTTTTATCGCGGGGATGAGGTATTGGGCGGGGGTATAATTGAATCCCCCGATTTCTCAATGAGCTAATCCTTACCTAATAATAAATCCAATCAAAGGAAGAATATTGAAGTCTGCTAATAAACCGACATTCGATGAAGAAAAGAAATTAACCAAGCAAGGATTCCGTTGCATTGCCGGAGTTGATGAAGCCGGGCGCGGCTGTTTAGCGGGGCCGGTAGTTGCGGCGGCAGTTATTCTTCCTTCAAAAATGAAAAGAGACTGGTTAAAACAGGTAGCGGACAGCAAGTTACTAACCGCCGAAAAGCGCGAATATCTTTATCCGTTTATTCGCGAAGAAGCCGTTGCATACGGAATAGGTGTCGTATCGAACGAAATTATCGATGTAACAAATATTTTACAAGCTACAAAACTTGCAATGAAACTGGCAATTGAAAAGTTGGATCCGCAACCGGATACCCTGCTTATAGACTACCTAAAATTGCAGGATGTACACCTGCCGCAAAAGGGAATCCCTCACGGAGACGGCTTGTGTTTATCAATTGCTTGCGCCTCAATTGTAGCTAAAGTTTACAGGGATAAATTGATGGATGAAATGGATGAGTTGTACCCGGGTTACGGATTATGTAAACATAAAGGCTATTGGACCGCAGAGCACATTTCGTGCCTTAATGAACTCGGCCCCTGCCCGATACACCGCCGTACTTTCCGCCCAATCAAAGGAATGTATTTACGTTGAAGCTCTCGCGCAAAGAAATCGGCGCGCTCGGAGAATCCCTCGCCGCAAATCACCTCAAAAATAATGGCCTGGTTATAATTGAAACCAACTACCGATGCCCTCACGGGGAAATAGATATTATTGCTCAAGAAAAAAACTGTATTGTTTTTACGGAAGTTCGCACCAAGACCGGAAATTTGTTCGGTGCGCCCGAAGAATCGATAACAGAAAGTAAAAAGAAGCACTTAATAGATACGGCTTATACCTATCTTGAAGAAAAAGACCAAATGCAAGAGGATTGGCGGATTGATTTTGTCGCCGTGGAACTGGACCGTAACCATAAGCAGACAAGAATCGAGCATTACAGAAATGCAATTGAAGGATAAGGCTTATTAAACAAAGCTCCTCGCCGTTCGTTGGACCCTTCGACAAGCTCAGAATGACGCTACCGTCTTTGCGAGGAGCGAGCCTCTGGCGAGCGACGTGGCAATCTCCAGAAAATTTATTAGAGATTGCTTCGCCTTCCCTACGGGAATGGTCTCGCAAAGACAAGGGAGAATTGGTTCGCTGCGCTCGCAAAGACAGGGGTTTTGTCATCCCGCTTTCCTCTCTTGTCATCCTGAACGCAGTGAAGGATCTAAGATAACGGGGAATGTAGGCTGTAAGGTACCCTCAGCAACAAAAAGAGGCATCGCCCTACCGTATAAAGAGTTGCCGAACAGTGTACTATCCACCAACTCCCAGATTCTTCGGCAAGCTCAGACCCTTCGACAGGCTCAGGGCGCTCGGAATTTGGATTGTCTTTGCGAGGAACGAGCCTTTAGGCGAATGACGTGGCAATCTCCAAGAAATTTAATCTATATGAGATTGCTTCGCCTTCCCTGCGGGAATGGTCTCGCAAAGACAAGGGAGAATTGCTTCGCTGCGCTCGCAAAGATAGAGGTCTTCCCCCAGCCGTTCGTATCCTTCGACAGGCTCAGGGCGCTCGGAATTTGGATTGTCTTTGCGAGGAACGAGCCTTCGGCGAGTGACGTGGCAATCTCCTACGGATTTATTAGAGATTGCTTCGCTGCGCTCGCAAAGACAGGGGTTTTGTCATCCCGCTTTCCTCTCTTGTCATCCTGAACGAAGTGAAGGATCTAAGAGGACGGGAAATGTGGGCTGTTAGGTGACCTCGGAAACAAAAAAGAGGTATCATCCTGCCGTAAATACGCTACCGAACGGTGCACTATCCTCTAACCCCTAGATTCTTCGGCAGGCTCAGAATGACAATAACAAACAATACTGCCTTTTTAGTACTTTCGGTTATTGTATTGGTTCACTTTGAAGAGTAGAATCAAATTAAGGGCAAAAAATGCAACCTTTTTAATAAAATGCGGTTATCCTATAAAAGGGGGTAAAAATATTTTTAAAAAACAGGGATTTGTTCAGGTTTTGTTAAGATTTAAGTGGTAGAGTATAAAAAACAAGGGAAATTGATAGTAAATTAGTACTACTAAAAAATACACTCGAGGCAAAATTATGTTTTATATAGTATTGCAAAAAGCATACGGGGTATGGCAAGTGGATAGTAGAATGCCCTGCCCTTTTAGCACAGGGATTGGGCTAG is part of the Dehalococcoidales bacterium genome and harbors:
- a CDS encoding polyprenyl synthetase family protein; this encodes MDIKQVYSLVKDGLTGVEDKFKVLASEKSKTFPELHKMLEQILGSGGKVVRPLLALHSGSLYNYQHEKLVNMASASELMHIATLVHDDAIDKANVRRGRATINSIWGVDRAIIFGDYLFAKASLFAIATGNLRVVGLFAETLEAISHGELKQGFSSFQINQTFDDYLERITGKTAALFALATEGGAVLGGASEEEIKAMRDYGINLGISFQIVDDILDFTASENELGKPVASDLIQGTMTLPSMMLLERFPGDNPVRRIFKDEGDKQENVKEAISLLKSTDIIDECYDTASKYSNMARHNLDAVADGKNRQALLALTDFVVKRNK
- the metG gene encoding methionine--tRNA ligase yields the protein MREKILIGVAWPYANSSLHLGHIAGAYLPPDIFARYHRTKGNLVLMVSGSDVHGTPITIRAEQEGVEPSEIAEKYHKQFLESFKDFGITFDLFTSTGTENHREVSQDIFMTLFNKGYIYKDTVLQPYCSKCNRYLPDRYVEGTCHLCGYEGARGDQCDKCGQPLNPNELKAPRCRTCGTTPEFRDSEQFFLKLSAFEDELLTWVKKQKHWRANVANFTIGYLQSGLKDRAITRDISWGVPLPFEGYEGKRIYVWFEAVIGYLSASKEWAKAGGNPDKWREFWQADDVKSYNFIGKDNIPFHTIIWPAMLLGYGGLNLPYDVPANEYLTIEGRKLSSSLNWAVWLPDYLSRYDPDPLRYLLSANMPESSDTDFSWREFVRRNNDELVATYGNLVQRVLTFTYRSFDGCVPDPIDIDDENQVILKKTEATLEKMGELIAACKFKEAIRTAMALAQEANRYLEEKSPWKVIKIDRQAAAVTLYVAISVISGLRTAFYPFLPFSSQKLHEYLGFDGKVEDDGWQLRLPSPGQKLLPPQPLFTKLDEEIIEQETARLGKSDEI
- the rsmI gene encoding 16S rRNA (cytidine(1402)-2'-O)-methyltransferase, with amino-acid sequence MPSLYIVATPIGNLEDISPRAVRILREVDLIAAEDTRKTRILLDKYEIKTSLTSYYEHNKIDKLDYILSQLEQKDIAIVSEAGMPGISDPGYELVAAAVEKGFTVVPIPGPSAIITALAVSGLPTDRFTFIGFLPRRIGDRRKVLTTVLSETGTIIAYEAPHRLQAALSDIIYVLGDRRICVCRELTKMYEEVFRGTASEALEHFNDPRGEFVLVIDGKAKEKPQLTGDVIKRLEALQQEGLGARESVEKVVKETGLAKKEVYQAWLKLLS
- a CDS encoding GuaB3 family IMP dehydrogenase-related protein, whose amino-acid sequence is MSVPQYKELRRSYGFDEVAIVPGDVSINPDQTNLDLKIGDITFGLPVIASAMDGVTDTKTAVIMSNYGGLSVLNLEGIQTRYERPDDILEEIAQAPNDQITALMQKIYSQPMRDDLVAERIKAIKKEGAVCAVSVTPANTKRLAPIIVEAGADILVVASTVTTARHISKSYKGLSFEELCNTISIPVVVGNCVSYSACLELMRTGIAAILVGVGPGAACTSREVLGIGVPQITATMDCAAARDDYEKESGRYVPVITDGGFRKGGDVCKAFVAGADAVMLGSILAQAKEAPGRGYHWGMANPHASLPRGTRIKVGVNSSYEQILFGPSSITNGSQNLIGALRTTMGVCGAATIRELQQAEMVIAPSITSEGKFYQMSGLASK
- a CDS encoding aldo/keto reductase, yielding MDNKFNINATTVLNNGVQMPVLGLGTWQITGEAAEKAVGWALKSGYRHIDTATAYHNEVNVGKALAESGVSRKDLFITTKLWNTDHGYDNTIAALEKSLRDLGLTYVDLYLVHWPVSGMYTETWKAMEHLLAADKCRAIGVSNFTIRHLDELLKEALVIPAVNQMEFSPYLYQKDLLDYCNSKKIQVEAYSPLTRGNQLDDPELASIAAKYGKSTAQILIRWSLQSGLVVIPKASSLKHIQENADVFDFEISAEDMQKVTSFHKDLRICWNPEKEA